Proteins co-encoded in one Rudaeicoccus suwonensis genomic window:
- a CDS encoding acyltransferase, with amino-acid sequence MNLARLAVEKRAGLRYRLAQSGMPLMRKAFGHIGRGTVVVAPLMLAGVDRITIGDDVIIRDGAWLATEGPSAALAIGSHTYIGHRVHLHSIDPVSIGTRCVIADNVMVSSTDHGRSDRHAVQGTGAVVIGDDVFLGQNVVVLGGVRIGDGATVAAGAVVVKDVPAGAVVGGVPAKVLGGWS; translated from the coding sequence ATGAACCTGGCGCGGTTGGCTGTCGAGAAACGCGCCGGTCTGCGCTACCGCCTCGCGCAGTCCGGAATGCCGTTGATGCGTAAGGCTTTCGGGCACATCGGCCGCGGCACTGTCGTCGTCGCGCCGCTGATGCTCGCCGGTGTCGACCGCATCACCATCGGTGACGACGTGATCATCCGGGACGGTGCCTGGCTGGCGACCGAAGGACCGTCCGCTGCGCTGGCGATCGGGTCACACACCTACATCGGGCACCGGGTGCACCTGCACTCCATCGATCCGGTGTCGATCGGCACTCGTTGCGTGATCGCCGACAACGTGATGGTGTCCTCCACCGACCACGGCCGGTCCGACCGGCACGCCGTCCAGGGCACGGGTGCGGTCGTGATCGGGGACGACGTCTTCCTCGGTCAGAACGTCGTGGTGCTGGGCGGCGTGCGCATCGGTGACGGTGCGACGGTCGCCGCGGGTGCCGTGGTGGTCAAGGACGTGCCGGCCGGGGCGGTGGTCGGTGGGGTGCCGGCGAAGGTGCTGGGCGGCTGGTCGTGA
- a CDS encoding CgeB family protein — protein sequence MTRLLVITPGFHGYGESIADAFRRLDHEVTVHRYDAVPSTAIKVWNKARYETVARVRGTDNHLSTQRATRGAVQAVRGMRPDVVLVIRGDLFDPEFWQVAAAGGRPTIVWLYDEIRRTPRFDVGVVAQHARLVSYSPHDSQELSAQGFETTYVPTAFDDLRPVAQHSGAEGVVSFVGAPLPGRVAALRALMDAGVPVRAWGRGWSDHPVDRARTWRVRSRGIPNHRDVPGDVSLSIMRDSVSTLNVHGDQDGFTMRTFESCAVGGVQLIDRPDVSEFYEPGSEVLVFTSDDELIDHARHVLARPGDFDDLRRRARDRTFAQHTFVHRARALERLW from the coding sequence GTGACCCGGTTGTTGGTGATCACGCCGGGTTTCCATGGGTACGGTGAGTCGATCGCAGATGCCTTCCGTCGCTTGGATCACGAGGTGACGGTGCATCGTTATGACGCGGTGCCGTCGACGGCGATAAAGGTGTGGAACAAGGCGCGGTACGAGACAGTCGCGCGGGTGCGGGGCACCGACAACCACCTGTCGACGCAGCGGGCGACGCGCGGGGCGGTGCAGGCGGTGCGGGGGATGCGCCCTGACGTGGTGCTGGTGATCCGTGGTGATCTCTTCGACCCCGAGTTCTGGCAGGTCGCCGCGGCAGGCGGCCGTCCCACGATCGTCTGGCTGTATGACGAGATCCGGCGCACACCACGGTTCGATGTGGGTGTTGTCGCGCAACATGCACGGCTGGTGAGTTACAGTCCGCACGATTCACAGGAGTTGTCCGCGCAGGGGTTTGAAACGACATACGTGCCAACGGCTTTCGATGATCTGCGGCCGGTGGCGCAGCACTCCGGCGCAGAAGGGGTCGTCAGCTTCGTCGGTGCACCGTTGCCGGGCCGCGTCGCGGCGTTGCGGGCGTTGATGGATGCAGGAGTGCCGGTGCGGGCGTGGGGGCGGGGCTGGTCGGATCATCCGGTGGATCGGGCCCGCACGTGGCGGGTGCGGTCGCGGGGCATCCCGAACCATCGAGACGTGCCGGGTGATGTGAGTCTGTCGATCATGCGGGATTCGGTGTCGACTCTGAACGTGCACGGTGACCAGGACGGTTTCACGATGCGCACGTTCGAGTCGTGCGCGGTCGGTGGTGTGCAGCTGATCGATCGGCCAGATGTCTCGGAGTTCTACGAACCAGGCAGCGAGGTGCTGGTCTTCACCAGCGACGACGAGTTGATCGACCACGCGCGGCACGTCTTGGCGCGACCGGGGGATTTCGACGACCTGCGCCGGCGGGCCCGTGATCGGACGTTCGCGCAGCACACGTTCGTGCACCGCGCGCGGGCTCTGGAGCGGTTGTGGTGA
- a CDS encoding glycosyltransferase family 2 protein produces MKSTDITGLSVVIPHYGDPVPTAALIEQLRQHSSPVPVQIVVSDDASPQAFPAGEGYQVVRRATNGGFGAAVNAGVTVAFHDALLVLNSDVSLPPTALDDLVQGAQPWWPAVVSTKVHQGSGELCVPRLWPKASHHVLEWSEPLARFHGQDWVERAMGNDVAGWHAQVPVVTDWAIGVCLLIPTQDFRAIGGFDERFFMNCEEADLQWRLKRERGLPVVVLAQPVLDHVGGGSSDPVKRGGWVTDARFRYHEKWHGGAGLRWGLEAATAVNLGWNAARSVAGRSPRPRENHRRQRALIAHAWRTRGGTPSGGPDA; encoded by the coding sequence ATGAAATCGACTGACATCACTGGGCTTTCGGTCGTGATTCCGCACTATGGCGACCCGGTTCCGACTGCCGCGCTGATCGAGCAGTTGCGGCAACACTCCTCGCCGGTGCCGGTTCAGATCGTCGTCAGCGACGACGCCTCGCCGCAGGCGTTTCCGGCAGGGGAGGGTTATCAGGTGGTGCGTCGTGCCACGAACGGTGGCTTCGGCGCCGCGGTCAACGCCGGTGTCACGGTGGCATTTCATGACGCCCTGCTGGTGCTCAACAGCGACGTGTCGCTGCCCCCGACTGCCTTGGACGACCTCGTGCAGGGCGCGCAGCCGTGGTGGCCGGCAGTGGTGTCGACGAAGGTGCACCAGGGCAGCGGCGAATTGTGTGTGCCACGGTTGTGGCCCAAGGCGTCGCACCACGTGCTGGAGTGGTCTGAGCCGTTGGCGCGATTCCACGGCCAGGACTGGGTCGAACGTGCGATGGGCAATGACGTCGCCGGCTGGCATGCGCAGGTGCCGGTGGTCACCGACTGGGCGATCGGTGTGTGCCTTTTGATCCCGACGCAGGACTTCCGCGCGATCGGCGGCTTCGACGAGCGCTTCTTCATGAACTGCGAGGAGGCCGACCTGCAGTGGCGGCTCAAGCGAGAGCGAGGGCTGCCGGTGGTGGTGCTGGCTCAGCCGGTCCTCGACCATGTCGGCGGTGGATCCTCCGATCCGGTCAAGCGGGGCGGATGGGTCACCGATGCGCGCTTCCGGTACCACGAGAAGTGGCACGGAGGTGCCGGTTTGCGATGGGGGCTGGAGGCAGCGACCGCGGTCAATCTCGGGTGGAATGCCGCGCGTAGCGTGGCGGGTCGGTCGCCGCGGCCACGGGAGAACCACCGCCGGCAGCGGGCGCTGATCGCGCACGCGTGGCGCACCCGTGGCGGCACTCCGAGCGGAGGACCCGATGCGTGA
- a CDS encoding alpha-1,2-fucosyltransferase — translation MTSLRNFSGYQLTRALDLLRRHSRRAVSMPPADGIGVGNMFSFWLWAHHGRATGHDWWVRRTDAMNPWVEVFPDIQPLLIEPEDLRILDRRDPHWYQDFDRFPVEHLRSFVRERLLTSPVLALTPDGPATTVTVNVRRGDYYSDPVLRRQYGFDIAGFVATAIEGSAAQHPISEIAVVSDDPGWCRDNLGFLADHGTLHFQADDDGPVDNLRQLASARRLILANSSFSYWAAYMSNGLYGDNHALVWAPEFHRRDINDSKAFQLDPTWSIVRDVPGGWGSGI, via the coding sequence ATGACGTCGCTGCGCAACTTCAGCGGCTACCAACTGACCCGAGCGCTCGACCTGCTGCGGCGTCACAGCCGGCGTGCAGTTTCGATGCCACCGGCTGACGGCATCGGCGTCGGCAACATGTTCTCGTTCTGGTTGTGGGCTCATCACGGGCGAGCCACCGGCCACGACTGGTGGGTCCGGCGCACCGATGCGATGAACCCGTGGGTGGAGGTCTTTCCCGACATACAGCCCCTGCTGATCGAGCCGGAGGATCTGCGGATCCTCGACCGACGTGATCCCCACTGGTATCAGGACTTCGACCGGTTCCCGGTCGAACACCTTCGCAGCTTCGTGCGCGAGCGACTGCTCACCTCGCCGGTGCTCGCTCTCACACCCGACGGTCCGGCCACGACTGTCACCGTCAATGTGCGCCGAGGCGACTACTACTCCGATCCGGTCCTTCGCCGTCAGTACGGTTTCGACATCGCAGGCTTCGTCGCCACCGCGATCGAGGGTTCAGCAGCGCAGCACCCGATCAGCGAGATCGCTGTGGTGTCCGACGATCCGGGTTGGTGCCGGGACAACCTGGGATTCCTCGCCGACCACGGCACCCTGCACTTCCAGGCCGACGACGACGGACCGGTCGACAACCTGCGGCAATTGGCATCCGCCCGTCGGCTGATCCTGGCCAATTCCAGCTTTTCCTACTGGGCGGCATACATGAGCAACGGTCTGTATGGCGACAACCACGCGCTCGTCTGGGCACCTGAATTCCACCGCCGAGACATCAATGACAGTAAGGCTTTTCAGCTTGACCCAACCTGGTCCATCGTGCGTGACGTGCCTGGCGGGTGGGGCTCGGGGATCTGA
- a CDS encoding alpha-1,2-fucosyltransferase, producing the protein MNGILRHAKSALLTPLRRGGQQVVLTENFMGLGNLLYIAVWVAQAPDTRKMLETSNLAAWYPTFPRLRELTIQRTSMPFTAARIDSISTSFGRFGTDFAKTQLHDFCRDYLMTTTAPSTTDRLVINVRRGDYYTDPAARGHYAIDTEAFLRTALHHAQEQEPVHGIHVVSDGIEWCEERLQWLRDIAPLTFSRSTDTPADNLWTVAGARRILIMNSTFSYWAGYLHDVVHPGGESQVWAPRFFSRSQADHASWSLDPDWSIVESIPGGWDS; encoded by the coding sequence GTGAACGGCATCCTGCGGCACGCCAAGTCCGCCCTGCTCACTCCGCTGCGGCGGGGAGGCCAACAAGTGGTGCTCACGGAGAACTTCATGGGCCTGGGCAACCTGCTGTACATCGCTGTGTGGGTCGCACAAGCCCCTGACACTCGCAAGATGCTCGAAACCTCCAACCTGGCGGCCTGGTATCCCACCTTCCCGCGGTTGCGCGAGCTGACGATCCAGCGGACGAGCATGCCTTTCACGGCCGCTCGCATCGACTCGATCTCGACCTCTTTCGGCCGGTTCGGCACGGACTTCGCCAAGACCCAACTGCACGACTTCTGCCGCGACTATCTGATGACCACGACTGCACCATCGACCACGGATCGACTCGTGATCAACGTGCGCCGCGGGGACTACTACACCGATCCGGCCGCCCGTGGCCACTACGCCATCGACACGGAGGCCTTCTTGCGCACCGCGCTCCACCACGCACAGGAGCAAGAACCCGTCCACGGCATACATGTTGTCTCCGACGGCATCGAATGGTGCGAAGAACGGCTGCAGTGGTTGCGCGACATCGCACCGCTGACCTTCTCCCGCTCGACCGACACTCCCGCTGACAACTTGTGGACGGTCGCCGGTGCCCGCCGGATCCTGATCATGAACTCGACGTTCTCCTATTGGGCCGGATACCTGCACGACGTCGTCCACCCCGGTGGCGAATCCCAGGTCTGGGCGCCACGCTTCTTCTCGCGGTCGCAGGCCGATCACGCCTCATGGAGCCTGGACCCGGATTGGTCGATCGTCGAATCGATACCCGGTGGGTGGGATTCGTGA